In Alteracholeplasma palmae J233, a single genomic region encodes these proteins:
- a CDS encoding prephenate dehydrogenase — MKVFIIGLGLMGASYAKGLSKKMTVFGYDSNKEVTDMAMKDGIIKSNNLELIKECDLVILALYPKDNIEFIIEYKHLLNHQIITDLSGTKEWMIRRLEEELPSTVSYISHHPMAGKEKSGYTYSDEKIFNQANFLIIPTKLTKDNDITIIKKLADTLNFGRITLMTAKEHDELIAFTSQLTHILAVSLVNSDTHKHTKDATGDSYRDLTRIAKINEVMWTELFLENKEKLITEMDKLIDELQVMKQLVAENKKEALINKLKASREKRETFDNN; from the coding sequence ATGAAAGTTTTTATTATAGGCTTAGGTTTAATGGGAGCTTCCTATGCTAAAGGTCTTTCTAAAAAAATGACTGTTTTTGGTTATGATAGTAATAAAGAAGTTACTGACATGGCTATGAAAGATGGAATCATTAAAAGTAATAATCTAGAACTAATAAAAGAGTGTGATTTAGTTATTTTAGCTTTATATCCTAAAGATAACATAGAATTTATCATAGAGTATAAACACTTACTTAATCACCAAATTATTACTGATCTAAGTGGTACCAAAGAATGGATGATAAGAAGACTTGAAGAAGAATTGCCAAGTACTGTTTCCTATATTTCTCATCATCCTATGGCAGGTAAAGAAAAATCTGGTTACACATATAGCGATGAAAAGATATTTAATCAGGCTAATTTCTTAATCATCCCTACTAAACTGACAAAAGATAACGATATAACAATCATAAAAAAACTAGCAGATACTTTAAACTTCGGAAGAATCACACTAATGACTGCTAAAGAACATGATGAGTTAATTGCCTTTACGAGTCAACTAACACATATTTTAGCAGTAAGTCTTGTCAATAGTGATACCCATAAACATACAAAAGATGCCACTGGAGACTCATATAGAGATTTAACTAGAATTGCTAAAATAAATGAAGTTATGTGGACAGAACTATTTTTAGAAAATAAAGAAAAGCTCATTACTGAGATGGACAAACTAATTGATGAACTACAAGTCATGAAACAATTAGTTGCTGAAAATAAAAAAGAAGCCTTAATTAATAAATTAAAAGCTTCTAGAGAAAAGAGGGAAACTTTTGATAACAATTAG
- a CDS encoding 23S rRNA (pseudouridine(1915)-N(3))-methyltransferase RlmH, translated as MIKVISVGKIKEKELTTLISNYSKQLKNFVIVEVADGKSEVDMEKEGERILSHINPNDYVIGLMIKGSQYDSVEFAHKIDKIMTYQSPDICFVIGGSYGIDKKVIERFNDSISFSKMTLPHQLMRLVLVEQIYRSQMILKNHPYHK; from the coding sequence ATGATAAAAGTTATTAGTGTTGGAAAAATTAAAGAAAAAGAACTCACAACTCTCATATCAAATTACTCGAAACAACTAAAGAATTTTGTTATAGTAGAAGTAGCTGATGGAAAATCAGAAGTTGATATGGAAAAAGAAGGAGAACGTATTTTATCTCATATAAACCCAAACGATTATGTTATTGGACTTATGATTAAAGGTTCACAATACGATAGTGTTGAATTTGCTCATAAGATAGATAAAATAATGACTTACCAATCTCCAGATATTTGTTTTGTAATAGGTGGATCATATGGCATTGATAAAAAGGTAATTGAAAGATTTAATGATTCAATTTCATTTTCAAAAATGACTTTACCCCATCAGTTAATGCGCTTGGTTCTAGTTGAACAAATATATAGATCACAGATGATTTTAAAAAATCATCCATATCATAAATAA
- the aroB gene encoding 3-dehydroquinate synthase → MITISLPTYDIEIEQGLLNQLNEKIKTIYKYNKLFIITDETVHELYQEKVNQILKEFEVYWIKIKPGEKSKSILVYEETINHLIDLGIKRNHLIIALGGGVVGDLAGFIASSIYRGLPYIQVPTTLLAQVDSSVGGKTGIDTSRGKNLIGAFYNPKYVLIDPNVLETLEPLEYANGIAEMIKCGLIGNKELYLHLKNKKPITKKEIAQAINVKVNVVKIDPFDQKERMYLNFGHTFGHAIEKRHHYEKYKHGQAISYGMLIALELGIQLGITPNYLYDEVKEMFLYYKLINEPLLDKKDYLDLIALDKKNIADKLHFIFIEDIEKPIIKPVRSTDI, encoded by the coding sequence TTGATAACAATTAGTTTACCAACATATGATATTGAAATAGAACAAGGACTTTTAAATCAGTTGAATGAAAAAATAAAAACTATTTATAAGTATAATAAACTTTTTATTATTACAGATGAAACTGTGCATGAGTTATACCAAGAAAAAGTCAATCAGATATTAAAAGAATTTGAAGTTTATTGGATAAAAATTAAACCAGGAGAAAAGTCTAAATCCATTTTAGTGTATGAAGAAACAATTAATCACCTGATTGATTTAGGAATTAAAAGAAACCATCTTATTATCGCTTTAGGAGGAGGAGTTGTCGGTGACCTAGCAGGATTTATTGCCTCTAGTATATACAGAGGATTGCCTTATATCCAAGTACCAACAACTTTATTAGCACAAGTAGATAGTAGTGTTGGAGGAAAAACAGGGATTGATACTTCTAGAGGTAAAAATTTAATTGGTGCTTTTTATAACCCTAAATATGTTTTAATAGACCCTAATGTTTTAGAAACTTTAGAACCACTAGAATACGCTAATGGTATCGCAGAAATGATCAAATGTGGTCTTATTGGGAATAAAGAACTATATCTGCACTTAAAAAATAAAAAACCAATTACCAAAAAAGAAATTGCACAAGCAATAAATGTGAAAGTAAATGTAGTTAAAATAGATCCTTTTGATCAAAAAGAAAGAATGTATTTGAATTTTGGGCATACTTTTGGGCATGCTATAGAAAAAAGACATCACTATGAAAAATATAAGCACGGACAAGCAATTAGTTATGGTATGTTAATAGCATTAGAATTAGGAATACAGTTAGGCATTACACCAAACTATTTATATGATGAAGTTAAAGAAATGTTTCTTTACTATAAATTAATCAATGAACCTTTATTAGATAAAAAAGACTATCTAGATTTAATTGCCTTAGATAAGAAAAATATTGCAGATAAACTGCACTTTATCTTCATAGAAGACATAGAAAAACCTATTATAAAGCCAGTTAGGAGTACTGACATATGA
- a CDS encoding YigZ family protein, translating into MIYLKEQIIHEIVIDKSRFIGVLTPIESVDEIPSILVKIKKDYPKATHYCSAYVFGKNGEFASANDDGEPSRTAGVPILEILKQKNLTNIYAVVIRYFGGIKLGAGGLIRAYAKSPLETLKIGQFYEKIAYEQAEFTFDYSLINKVDLLLENKVIIVNKTFDSFVTYKIIFNQGDPSILDDVKHLFKEYHLLEKEILHIETQLS; encoded by the coding sequence ATGATTTACTTAAAAGAACAAATAATACATGAAATAGTGATTGATAAGTCTCGTTTTATTGGGGTATTAACTCCTATAGAATCTGTTGATGAAATTCCTTCTATTCTAGTTAAAATTAAAAAAGATTATCCTAAAGCAACCCATTATTGTAGTGCTTATGTTTTTGGTAAAAATGGTGAGTTTGCCTCTGCTAATGATGATGGAGAACCTAGTAGAACTGCTGGAGTGCCTATTCTAGAAATCCTTAAACAAAAGAACTTAACTAATATTTACGCTGTTGTGATTAGGTATTTTGGCGGGATTAAATTAGGTGCTGGAGGTTTAATTAGAGCTTATGCTAAAAGTCCTTTAGAAACATTGAAAATAGGACAATTTTATGAAAAAATTGCCTATGAACAAGCTGAGTTTACTTTTGATTATTCGCTTATTAATAAAGTAGATTTATTATTAGAAAATAAAGTGATTATTGTTAATAAAACTTTTGATTCCTTTGTAACCTACAAAATTATTTTTAACCAGGGTGATCCTTCAATTCTAGATGATGTTAAACATTTGTTTAAAGAATATCATCTACTTGAAAAAGAAATACTTCATATTGAAACTCAATTATCATAA
- the mscL gene encoding large-conductance mechanosensitive channel protein MscL produces the protein MSKKNGISSKDKAKGFTKGFKDFITRGNVVDLAVGVVIGGAFGKIITSLVNDVIMPPIALLLGNVEFKELKWVLRSEVLADGTVKVTNSINYGNLIQMIIEFLIIAFSIYAVLTLIIRRKQFEEKLAKEKEALEKVEEPKEVVIPEDIKLLTEIRDLLQKENKK, from the coding sequence ATGAGTAAAAAAAATGGTATTTCAAGTAAAGATAAAGCAAAGGGCTTTACAAAAGGATTTAAAGATTTCATTACTAGAGGAAATGTTGTAGACTTAGCAGTTGGGGTTGTTATTGGTGGGGCATTTGGTAAAATTATTACATCACTTGTAAATGATGTCATTATGCCACCGATTGCTTTATTATTAGGAAATGTTGAATTCAAGGAATTAAAATGGGTGTTAAGAAGTGAAGTCTTAGCAGATGGTACAGTTAAAGTGACTAATTCTATTAATTATGGTAATTTAATTCAAATGATTATAGAATTTTTAATTATCGCATTTTCTATTTATGCCGTTCTAACACTTATTATCAGAAGAAAACAATTTGAAGAAAAACTTGCAAAAGAAAAAGAAGCGCTTGAAAAAGTAGAAGAACCAAAAGAAGTAGTCATTCCAGAAGATATCAAATTATTAACAGAAATAAGAGATTTATTACAAAAAGAAAATAAAAAATAA
- a CDS encoding DUF1146 family protein — protein sequence MINYVVYFTFLFLGFALAFRVLRTLEIEKYFKKGKIAEINVAYFIISLITGHLLGEFALRVITLFMEK from the coding sequence ATGATAAACTACGTTGTATATTTTACTTTTTTGTTTCTAGGATTTGCCTTAGCCTTTAGAGTTCTTAGAACTTTAGAAATAGAAAAGTATTTTAAAAAAGGAAAAATAGCTGAAATTAATGTTGCTTACTTTATCATATCACTTATCACAGGACATCTTTTAGGAGAGTTTGCCTTAAGGGTCATCACATTATTTATGGAAAAATAA
- the aroF gene encoding 3-deoxy-7-phosphoheptulonate synthase gives MIVQMSRETTPEQVNKVKQFIENKGLEVKDVSSKDIFVFGIIGDTKTISADSLKAFDGVLEVTKISTPYKKASRNFKKENTIITLKNGLKIGDGNFVTMAGPCSVESEEQLRIIATEVKKSGTRILRGGVFKPRTSPYAFQGLGIEGLKLMRKVADELGMAIVTELMSKEYLDDFVKYTDIIQIGARNMQNFDLLKAVGKTKTPILLKRGASATIEEWLMSAEYIMAGGNDNVIMCERGIRTFEKYTRNTLDISSVLAIKELSHLPVIVDPSHAAGKWSLIEDLTLASLAVGSDGMIVEVHHKPEEALSDGAQSLKPEKYEHMMRKLEVLGTALEKKVL, from the coding sequence ATGATTGTACAAATGAGCAGAGAAACAACCCCAGAACAAGTAAATAAGGTCAAACAGTTTATTGAAAATAAAGGGCTAGAAGTAAAAGATGTAAGTAGTAAAGATATTTTTGTATTTGGAATTATAGGTGATACAAAAACTATCAGTGCAGATTCATTAAAAGCTTTTGATGGTGTTTTAGAAGTAACTAAGATTTCTACACCTTATAAAAAGGCAAGCAGAAACTTTAAAAAAGAAAACACGATTATTACACTTAAAAATGGTCTTAAAATAGGTGATGGTAATTTTGTTACTATGGCCGGACCTTGTTCAGTTGAGTCAGAAGAACAATTAAGAATTATTGCTACTGAAGTTAAAAAAAGTGGCACACGTATTTTACGTGGTGGTGTATTTAAACCTAGAACTTCACCATATGCTTTCCAAGGATTAGGAATTGAAGGATTAAAACTTATGAGAAAAGTAGCTGATGAGCTAGGTATGGCAATTGTTACAGAACTTATGAGTAAAGAATACCTAGATGATTTTGTTAAATACACAGATATCATACAAATTGGTGCTAGAAATATGCAAAATTTTGATCTTTTAAAAGCAGTTGGTAAAACAAAAACGCCTATTCTTCTAAAAAGAGGCGCTTCCGCAACCATAGAAGAATGGTTAATGAGTGCTGAATATATTATGGCAGGTGGTAATGACAATGTGATTATGTGTGAAAGAGGTATTAGAACTTTTGAAAAATACACGAGAAATACATTAGATATTAGTTCAGTTTTAGCGATTAAAGAACTTTCACACTTACCTGTCATAGTAGACCCATCACATGCTGCTGGAAAATGGAGTTTAATAGAAGATTTAACTTTGGCAAGTCTTGCAGTTGGATCTGATGGAATGATTGTTGAAGTACATCATAAACCAGAAGAAGCTTTAAGTGATGGAGCACAATCACTAAAACCAGAAAAATATGAACATATGATGAGAAAACTTGAAGTATTGGGTACTGCTTTAGAAAAAAAGGTTTTATAA
- a CDS encoding MBL fold metallo-hydrolase: MEIRVLASGSKGNMTLIKVGDESFFIDAGISISKVKKKMDDYSESIEKVETLFLTHEHSDHIIGLKGLLKLKTIKKVFLTEGTLKGLGSELTELLPEFEIIKADKEFNYNGVSIYPVMLSHDANEPVGFIFKKEFKKLVLLTDTGYVHESYYELLKDAQMYIVEANHNPSLLMNSKRPYYLKQRILNEKGHLSNLDAAILMNKVIENDKKAVWVIAHISEDCNTIQDIEEAIVSTFDTTSKVEVYFSSQESLDVIFI, translated from the coding sequence ATGGAAATAAGAGTTTTAGCAAGTGGATCTAAAGGCAACATGACCTTAATTAAAGTGGGCGACGAATCTTTTTTTATTGATGCGGGTATTAGTATCAGTAAGGTTAAAAAAAAGATGGATGACTACTCTGAATCAATAGAAAAAGTAGAGACACTTTTTTTAACGCATGAACATTCTGATCATATTATCGGTCTTAAAGGACTATTGAAACTAAAGACTATTAAGAAGGTTTTTTTAACTGAAGGTACTTTAAAAGGATTAGGAAGCGAGCTTACTGAGTTATTACCAGAATTTGAAATCATTAAGGCAGATAAAGAATTTAACTATAATGGAGTAAGCATTTATCCTGTTATGTTGTCTCATGATGCAAATGAGCCTGTGGGGTTTATCTTTAAAAAAGAATTTAAAAAATTAGTTTTATTAACTGATACAGGATATGTTCATGAAAGTTACTATGAATTATTAAAAGATGCTCAAATGTACATTGTTGAGGCGAATCATAATCCTTCTTTATTAATGAATTCTAAAAGACCTTATTATTTAAAACAAAGAATTTTAAATGAAAAGGGGCACTTATCTAATTTGGATGCTGCTATTCTAATGAATAAAGTTATTGAGAATGATAAAAAAGCTGTTTGGGTGATTGCTCATATATCAGAAGATTGCAATACGATACAAGATATCGAAGAAGCTATTGTTTCAACTTTTGATACAACAAGTAAAGTAGAAGTTTACTTTAGTTCACAAGAAAGTTTAGATGTAATATTCATATGA
- the aroA gene encoding 3-phosphoshikimate 1-carboxyvinyltransferase has translation MIIKPSPLSGTIKIVSSKSLSHRYIIAAGLSEGMSKIENVLDSDDLTATKKALEALGVTFSNDLVRGTFPKLMNSTIDAYESGSTIRFMIPIAMLQEKEVTFIGRAKLPERPLDVFEKMFIPKNYTFKKLETKNLPLLVKGPLNPGAYRMPGNVSSQFLTGLLYVLPLLHGESVIELTTDLESRGYVDLTLKVLKEFGIKIEEVKNKYIIPGNQKYQAHDAYVEGDFSQAAFFLVAGTIENEIRLQGLNKDSLQGDKEIISIIQKMGGKITFEKNDIIVQKAQTHGMTIDLSQIPDLGPILFVLAALSEGTTHFINCQRLKIKESDRLTAMYNELKKLGADLTLEENGLIVNGVKEFKGNVTLETYGDHRIAMALAIASIRANAPITLLNPEVVNKSYPTFFEEFEKLGGDIKI, from the coding sequence ATGATTATTAAACCGAGTCCCTTAAGTGGAACAATAAAAATTGTATCTTCTAAATCCCTTTCACATAGATATATCATTGCAGCTGGATTATCAGAAGGTATGAGTAAAATAGAAAACGTCTTAGACTCTGATGACTTGACTGCTACTAAAAAGGCACTTGAAGCCTTAGGTGTTACTTTTTCTAATGATTTAGTTAGAGGAACATTTCCTAAACTTATGAATTCGACTATTGATGCATATGAGTCAGGCTCAACCATTAGATTTATGATTCCTATTGCGATGTTACAAGAAAAAGAAGTAACATTTATAGGACGGGCTAAACTACCAGAAAGACCACTAGACGTATTTGAAAAAATGTTTATTCCTAAAAATTATACTTTTAAAAAGCTAGAAACTAAGAACTTACCCCTATTGGTTAAAGGTCCGCTTAACCCAGGTGCTTATAGAATGCCTGGTAATGTAAGTAGCCAATTTTTAACAGGCCTACTATATGTATTACCTCTACTTCATGGTGAATCAGTGATTGAATTAACAACTGACTTAGAGTCAAGAGGTTATGTAGATTTAACTTTAAAAGTTTTAAAAGAATTTGGAATAAAAATAGAAGAAGTCAAAAATAAATATATTATTCCAGGCAATCAAAAATATCAAGCTCATGATGCATATGTTGAAGGTGATTTTTCACAAGCAGCCTTTTTCTTAGTGGCTGGAACTATTGAAAATGAAATTAGATTACAAGGTCTTAATAAAGATAGTTTACAAGGCGATAAAGAAATTATTTCAATTATTCAAAAAATGGGTGGAAAGATTACTTTTGAAAAAAATGATATCATTGTTCAAAAAGCACAAACTCATGGTATGACTATAGATTTAAGCCAAATACCTGATCTAGGACCTATTTTGTTTGTCTTAGCTGCTTTATCAGAAGGAACAACTCATTTTATTAATTGTCAAAGATTAAAAATAAAAGAATCAGATAGACTAACTGCTATGTATAATGAACTAAAAAAACTAGGAGCAGATCTTACTTTAGAAGAAAATGGGCTTATTGTTAATGGTGTAAAAGAATTTAAAGGAAATGTTACATTAGAAACTTATGGAGATCATAGGATTGCTATGGCTCTTGCGATTGCAAGTATTAGAGCAAATGCTCCAATTACATTATTAAATCCTGAAGTAGTCAATAAATCATATCCAACCTTTTTTGAAGAGTTTGAAAAACTGGGTGGAGATATAAAAATATAA
- a CDS encoding DegV family protein: protein MSKTAVLVCSNAGLDYLEYPKDIEILRSVVQFGDESYQDFTEIDAKTFYNRLETDKESFPKTAYISYGKMIEIFEKLEKNGYTDAFIVTISTGLSGLNAALKKASEEVKLNVTVFDSKTVAYAQAYMTLKAYEMFKNNESLENVIKELEYIRDNNQVFFAVDTLLYLVKNGRLSKTSGTLGTLLKIKPILQITKDGKVESLEKIRTFHKALDRVIELYFEKTEGKDVITHISHGHNDPAVEYTIKKIKEKYPNREIFTSYLTPVVGAHTGPKAVGLGYIIKK from the coding sequence ATGTCAAAAACTGCGGTACTTGTTTGTAGTAATGCTGGATTAGATTATCTTGAATATCCAAAAGATATTGAGATTTTAAGATCAGTTGTTCAGTTTGGTGATGAATCATACCAAGACTTTACTGAAATAGATGCTAAAACATTTTATAATAGACTAGAAACAGATAAAGAATCATTTCCTAAAACAGCTTATATTTCATATGGTAAGATGATTGAAATATTTGAAAAATTAGAGAAAAATGGATATACAGATGCTTTTATTGTTACAATATCAACAGGACTTTCAGGACTAAATGCTGCTTTAAAAAAGGCAAGCGAAGAAGTGAAACTTAATGTAACAGTTTTTGATTCAAAAACAGTTGCTTATGCACAAGCCTATATGACCTTAAAAGCTTATGAAATGTTTAAAAATAATGAATCACTTGAAAATGTAATTAAAGAACTAGAATATATAAGAGATAATAATCAAGTGTTTTTTGCAGTTGACACTTTATTGTATTTAGTTAAAAATGGTAGATTAAGTAAAACATCAGGAACCTTAGGAACCTTACTTAAGATAAAACCGATTTTACAAATTACAAAAGATGGAAAAGTAGAATCATTAGAAAAAATTAGAACATTCCATAAAGCATTAGACCGAGTGATTGAACTTTACTTTGAAAAAACTGAAGGCAAAGATGTTATCACACATATTTCTCATGGTCATAACGATCCTGCAGTTGAGTATACTATTAAAAAAATTAAAGAAAAATACCCAAATAGAGAAATATTTACCTCTTATTTAACTCCTGTAGTTGGAGCACATACTGGACCAAAAGCAGTTGGTTTAGGATATATTATTAAAAAATAA
- a CDS encoding HAD family hydrolase, whose protein sequence is MIVFWDFNGTILDDLDLCHQILNEMLVKHGKKEVTKERYLDIFTFPIKEYYELAGFDFNEVSFETLALEFIEKYQEASLSLKIHENLIETVKYFKEKGYTNVVLSASQLDNLLEQMKHYKIDHLFDDILGITDVYAASKVQVGQDYIKKNNLEKEDKIMIGDTLHDAQVALSMGCNVILYTKGHQAKSRFSGYETIDNYKELIK, encoded by the coding sequence ATGATAGTATTTTGGGATTTTAATGGAACAATTTTAGATGACTTAGATTTATGTCATCAAATATTAAATGAGATGTTAGTAAAACATGGTAAAAAAGAAGTGACTAAAGAAAGATATTTAGATATTTTTACTTTTCCAATTAAAGAATATTATGAACTTGCAGGATTTGATTTTAATGAAGTTAGTTTTGAAACTTTAGCACTTGAATTTATAGAAAAATATCAAGAGGCAAGTCTCAGTTTAAAGATTCATGAAAACTTAATAGAAACAGTAAAGTATTTTAAAGAAAAAGGTTATACAAATGTTGTTTTATCAGCTTCTCAGCTAGATAATTTATTAGAACAAATGAAACATTATAAAATTGATCATTTGTTTGATGATATATTAGGGATTACAGATGTATATGCAGCATCAAAAGTACAAGTTGGGCAAGATTACATAAAGAAAAATAACTTAGAAAAAGAAGATAAGATAATGATTGGTGATACACTGCATGATGCACAAGTCGCTCTTTCTATGGGATGTAATGTCATTTTATATACTAAAGGACATCAAGCAAAATCAAGATTTAGTGGATATGAAACAATTGATAATTATAAAGAATTAATAAAATAA
- a CDS encoding CCA tRNA nucleotidyltransferase translates to MEKLKKAQKIIRIFKQKGFEAFIVGGAVRDYVLRQPFTDVDITTNAKPFEINKMFKAKPTGIKYGTVTVFFEDEEFEVTTYRIEEDYLDNRHPSGVTFSDTVLEDVKRRDFRMNGLLMDEKGNIKDYVFGIKDINDKIIQTIGDPKIRFEEDSLRIIRAIYFQSKLGFQIHKETREAMFENRFLINNLANERILMEFIKVLKGKYSKYAVKTLLTTEIADLLPGIKKGLEYINEQNLSLSVDLFFILAFTLNDSQVPLEWKFSNKHRHKYQTVSMLAKTHQSFDAYDIYTYGLEYCILANKVNFILKKGTNDENKINKIYEKMPINSELDLKLSSFEMLARLDKKAGAWVGNIRKELVEKVLRGELKNDKDILLEYVIDKVGE, encoded by the coding sequence ATGGAAAAATTAAAAAAAGCACAAAAAATAATTAGAATATTTAAACAAAAAGGATTTGAAGCCTTTATCGTTGGTGGAGCAGTTAGAGACTATGTCTTAAGACAACCTTTTACAGATGTTGATATTACAACGAATGCAAAGCCTTTTGAAATCAATAAGATGTTTAAGGCAAAACCTACGGGCATTAAATACGGAACAGTCACTGTCTTTTTTGAAGATGAAGAGTTTGAAGTGACAACTTATAGAATAGAAGAAGATTATCTTGATAATAGACATCCAAGTGGCGTAACATTTAGCGATACAGTCTTAGAAGATGTTAAAAGAAGAGACTTTAGAATGAATGGTCTTTTAATGGATGAAAAAGGTAATATTAAAGACTATGTCTTTGGTATTAAAGATATTAATGATAAAATTATTCAAACAATAGGTGATCCTAAAATAAGATTTGAAGAAGATAGTTTAAGAATTATTAGAGCTATCTACTTTCAATCAAAATTAGGCTTTCAAATACATAAAGAAACTAGAGAAGCTATGTTTGAAAATAGATTCTTAATCAATAATCTAGCAAACGAACGCATCTTAATGGAATTTATTAAAGTCTTAAAAGGTAAGTATTCTAAATATGCTGTAAAAACATTATTAACAACAGAAATTGCAGATTTATTACCAGGTATTAAAAAAGGGTTAGAGTATATTAATGAACAAAATTTGAGTTTAAGCGTTGATTTATTCTTTATCTTAGCATTTACCTTAAATGATAGTCAAGTGCCTTTAGAATGGAAATTTTCTAACAAACATAGACATAAATATCAAACAGTAAGTATGTTAGCAAAAACACATCAATCATTTGATGCTTATGATATTTATACATATGGATTAGAATATTGTATCTTAGCAAACAAAGTTAATTTTATTCTTAAAAAGGGAACGAATGATGAAAATAAAATTAATAAAATATATGAAAAAATGCCTATTAATAGTGAATTAGATTTAAAATTAAGTTCATTTGAGATGCTTGCAAGATTAGATAAAAAAGCAGGTGCTTGGGTAGGAAATATTAGAAAAGAATTAGTTGAAAAAGTGCTTCGTGGAGAACTTAAAAACGATAAAGACATATTATTAGAATATGTGATTGATAAAGTAGGTGAGTAA
- a CDS encoding HD domain-containing protein → MEKIAGKNYTVIGKVEGINKGTNFYNTTIGTEEGLHLNVKLDNNEVGLQIGKVYQFKVVGVQKDEEVILVNESFDLIENVVDDAELDRLLKVFYQYAPLGLLEIKKEIESFLRKIKNKIIRDVTKKIYENNKKEFFLHPAATKFHHAYFGGLSYHTLTMLKMVDPFITIYPYLNSDLLYAGVILHDMAKIDEISGVDGEYTKEGQLLGHLVMGTIDLDRVAKELGYEDSEEVLMLKHLIISHHGQLNFGSAKKPQTGEALLLWFLDTIDSKFTVLGEQLELIEQGSFTPNIAVLDKARFYKDKIKK, encoded by the coding sequence ATGGAAAAAATAGCTGGTAAAAATTATACAGTTATTGGTAAAGTAGAAGGAATCAACAAAGGAACAAATTTTTATAATACAACAATCGGCACTGAAGAAGGATTACACTTAAATGTAAAACTAGATAATAATGAAGTCGGTTTACAAATAGGTAAGGTATACCAGTTTAAAGTAGTAGGGGTTCAAAAAGATGAAGAAGTCATTTTAGTTAATGAATCATTTGATTTAATAGAAAATGTTGTTGATGATGCTGAACTTGATAGACTGCTAAAAGTATTTTATCAATATGCACCTCTTGGATTATTAGAAATTAAAAAAGAAATTGAATCATTTTTACGCAAAATCAAAAATAAAATTATTAGAGATGTAACTAAAAAGATTTATGAAAATAATAAAAAAGAATTCTTTTTACATCCAGCAGCGACTAAATTTCATCATGCGTATTTTGGTGGATTAAGTTATCACACATTAACAATGCTTAAAATGGTTGATCCTTTTATAACTATTTACCCATATTTAAATAGTGATTTATTATATGCGGGAGTTATTTTACATGATATGGCTAAGATCGATGAGATTAGTGGTGTTGATGGTGAATATACAAAAGAAGGCCAATTGTTAGGTCACTTAGTTATGGGAACAATCGATCTTGATAGAGTAGCTAAAGAATTGGGATATGAAGACTCTGAAGAAGTATTAATGTTAAAACATTTAATTATTTCTCATCATGGCCAATTAAACTTTGGCTCAGCTAAGAAGCCTCAAACAGGGGAAGCTTTATTATTATGGTTCCTAGATACAATAGATTCTAAGTTTACTGTTTTAGGTGAACAATTAGAATTAATTGAACAAGGCTCATTTACTCCTAACATAGCTGTCTTAGATAAAGCAAGATTTTATAAAGATAAAATTAAAAAATAA